The following proteins are encoded in a genomic region of Roseisolibacter agri:
- a CDS encoding gamma carbonic anhydrase family protein, giving the protein MIDPAAFVHPLAFVCGDVTLHDGASVWPYAVLRGDNERIVVGEGSNVQDGAVLHADPGLPCVLGARVTVGHRAVVHGATVEDDVLVGMGALVLNGAVLGAGSLVAAGAVVREGMAVPPGSLVAGVPARLMRATTDEERARIRRTAEAYLRLQARHRAGEFPAHPPTPGPTP; this is encoded by the coding sequence ATGATCGACCCTGCTGCGTTCGTCCACCCCCTCGCCTTCGTCTGCGGCGACGTCACTCTGCATGACGGCGCGAGCGTGTGGCCGTACGCGGTGCTCCGCGGCGACAACGAGCGGATCGTCGTGGGGGAGGGGAGCAACGTGCAGGACGGCGCCGTGCTGCACGCGGATCCCGGGCTGCCGTGCGTGCTCGGCGCGCGCGTGACCGTCGGGCACCGCGCGGTGGTGCACGGCGCCACCGTGGAGGACGACGTCCTCGTGGGCATGGGCGCGCTCGTGCTGAACGGCGCGGTGCTCGGCGCCGGGAGCCTCGTCGCGGCGGGCGCCGTGGTGCGCGAGGGGATGGCCGTGCCGCCCGGCTCACTCGTGGCGGGCGTGCCCGCGCGGCTGATGCGCGCGACGACCGACGAGGAGCGTGCGCGCATCCGCCGGACGGCGGAGGCGTACCTGCGGCTCCAGGCGCGGCACCGCGCGGGCGAGTTCCCGGCGCATCCTCCGACGCCTGGTCCGACGCCGTAG
- a CDS encoding glycoside hydrolase family 3 protein yields MSETARLLIPAVVADPNGRFESARPAIAEALALGVGGFALYGGEQDAVRALTRELQQKSRVPLLVGADMERGAGQQFGGATGLPPLAAIAALDDMEALRRAARLTAREARTMGVNWTFGPVCDLDLEPDNPVLGTRVLGSDPERVGRLAVAWIEACQAEGVVACAKHFPGHGRTTVDPHRALPVVSTDRDTLHATDLAPFRAVIQAGVASMMAAHVSYPSLDPSGLPATLSRELLTWLLRQQMRYDGLLVADGLQMGAVMQVAGSEGDAAVRAISAGCDVLLAPRDLAGTAAALERALADRVLDPVRVQQSVRRRLKWAQWAAPPNDWRRPIAADAAWGAQLADRVVHVARGAEPRIGGAMELVVVDDDALVATDGVPASASRLPSREPLAEALRRAGVEVRAADADAGAGAGTTARVVALFGEVRPWKGRAGYAPESLAAVRAACDEARAAGRQVIVLQFDHPRLVGTIPGDAPVVCGWSGDRAMQQAVARWLLARRG; encoded by the coding sequence GTGAGCGAGACCGCACGCCTCCTGATCCCCGCCGTCGTCGCGGACCCCAACGGCCGCTTCGAGAGCGCGCGTCCCGCGATCGCGGAGGCGCTGGCGCTGGGCGTCGGCGGATTCGCGCTGTACGGCGGCGAGCAGGACGCCGTGCGCGCGCTGACGCGCGAGCTGCAGCAGAAGTCGCGCGTGCCGCTGCTGGTGGGCGCCGACATGGAGCGCGGCGCGGGGCAGCAGTTCGGCGGTGCGACGGGGCTGCCGCCGCTCGCCGCCATCGCGGCGCTCGACGACATGGAGGCGCTGCGCCGCGCCGCGCGCCTGACCGCGCGCGAGGCGCGCACGATGGGCGTGAACTGGACGTTCGGCCCCGTCTGCGACCTCGACCTCGAGCCGGACAATCCCGTCCTCGGCACGCGCGTGCTGGGGAGCGATCCGGAGCGCGTGGGGCGTCTCGCCGTCGCGTGGATCGAGGCGTGCCAGGCCGAGGGCGTGGTCGCGTGCGCGAAGCACTTCCCGGGACACGGCCGCACGACCGTCGATCCGCACCGCGCGCTGCCGGTCGTGAGCACCGACCGCGACACGCTGCACGCCACCGACCTCGCGCCGTTCCGCGCCGTGATCCAGGCCGGCGTCGCGTCGATGATGGCGGCGCACGTGTCGTATCCGTCGCTCGATCCGAGCGGGCTGCCGGCGACGCTGTCGCGCGAGCTGCTGACGTGGCTCCTGCGGCAGCAGATGCGCTACGACGGCCTGCTGGTCGCCGACGGGCTGCAGATGGGCGCCGTGATGCAGGTCGCCGGCAGCGAGGGCGACGCGGCCGTGCGCGCGATCTCCGCGGGGTGCGACGTGCTGCTGGCGCCGCGCGACCTCGCGGGCACCGCCGCCGCGCTGGAGCGCGCGCTCGCCGACCGCGTGCTCGATCCCGTGCGCGTGCAGCAGAGCGTGCGCCGCCGGCTCAAGTGGGCGCAGTGGGCCGCGCCGCCGAACGACTGGCGCCGGCCCATCGCCGCCGACGCCGCCTGGGGCGCGCAGCTCGCCGACCGGGTCGTGCACGTCGCGCGCGGCGCCGAGCCGCGCATCGGCGGCGCGATGGAGCTGGTGGTCGTGGACGACGACGCGCTGGTGGCGACCGACGGCGTGCCCGCGAGCGCGAGCCGGCTGCCGAGCCGCGAGCCGCTGGCCGAGGCGCTGCGGCGCGCAGGCGTCGAGGTGCGCGCCGCGGACGCGGACGCGGGCGCGGGTGCGGGCACGACGGCGCGCGTGGTCGCGCTGTTCGGCGAGGTGCGGCCGTGGAAGGGGCGCGCGGGCTACGCGCCCGAGTCGCTCGCGGCCGTGCGCGCGGCATGCGACGAGGCGCGGGCGGCCGGCCGGCAGGTCATCGTGCTGCAGTTCGACCATCCGCGCCTCGTCGGGACGATCCCGGGCGACGCGCCGGTGGTGTGCGGCTGGTCCGGCGACCGCGCGATGCAGCAGGCGGTCGCGCGCTGGCTGCTGGCGCGGCGCGGCTAG
- a CDS encoding PP2C family protein-serine/threonine phosphatase has protein sequence MSTGLPHSSLPEAEQAPDETRASEARMRDGVVSVQVCALTDVGRTREHNEDAFLVGDLGQPEPLTFLDDAAAISGTQDVRVREIEPSGPGLLFLVADGLGGAAAGEIASRMGARAVFDAMRVRLPEAGESAEDFAIALRDAVLSANSAIHQHAAKHAELRGMGTTLTAAALYGDTLFLAQVGDSRAYLLRDGVMQQLTKDQSLMQKLVEAGEITPEQAETSVRRNIILQALGPEASVKVDLTHQPIRRGDLLLLCSDGLSGQVRTPELADATTQAPDLAALCRELIARANATGGPDNITVVAARFDGDGLADASVQDAVGHQRFPIGTPTPETPLSPVVGRMPDRPKSLEMPAVVPPTPAPVAPAVPPVDLAERQDRAKVVYAGLALLAVVLAALLAWRLLKP, from the coding sequence GTGAGCACCGGTCTTCCCCACTCCTCGCTGCCGGAGGCCGAGCAGGCCCCCGACGAGACGCGCGCGTCCGAGGCTCGCATGCGCGACGGCGTCGTCTCCGTGCAGGTGTGCGCGCTGACCGACGTCGGCCGCACCCGCGAGCACAACGAGGACGCGTTCCTCGTGGGCGACCTGGGCCAGCCCGAGCCGCTGACCTTCCTCGACGACGCGGCGGCCATCAGCGGGACGCAGGACGTGCGCGTCCGCGAGATCGAGCCGAGCGGGCCGGGGCTGCTCTTCCTGGTGGCGGACGGGCTGGGCGGCGCGGCCGCCGGCGAGATCGCCAGCCGCATGGGCGCGCGGGCCGTCTTCGACGCCATGCGCGTGCGCCTCCCCGAGGCCGGCGAGAGCGCGGAGGACTTCGCGATCGCGCTCCGCGACGCGGTGCTCTCGGCCAACTCGGCCATCCACCAGCACGCGGCCAAGCACGCGGAGCTGCGCGGCATGGGCACGACGCTGACGGCCGCGGCGCTCTACGGCGACACGCTCTTCCTGGCGCAGGTCGGCGACAGCCGCGCGTACCTGCTCCGCGACGGCGTGATGCAGCAGCTGACGAAGGACCAGTCGCTGATGCAGAAGCTGGTGGAGGCCGGCGAGATCACGCCCGAGCAGGCCGAGACGAGCGTGCGCCGCAACATCATCCTTCAGGCCCTGGGGCCCGAGGCGAGCGTGAAGGTCGACCTCACGCACCAGCCCATCCGCCGCGGCGACCTGCTGCTCCTCTGCAGCGACGGGCTCTCGGGCCAGGTGCGCACGCCCGAGCTGGCCGACGCGACCACGCAGGCGCCCGACCTCGCGGCGCTCTGCCGCGAGCTGATCGCGCGCGCCAACGCGACGGGCGGCCCGGACAACATCACCGTCGTCGCGGCCCGCTTCGACGGCGACGGGCTGGCCGATGCGTCGGTCCAGGACGCCGTGGGGCACCAGCGCTTCCCGATCGGCACGCCAACGCCGGAGACGCCGCTGTCGCCCGTGGTGGGGCGGATGCCCGACCGCCCCAAGTCGCTCGAGATGCCGGCCGTCGTGCCGCCCACGCCCGCGCCGGTGGCGCCCGCCGTGCCGCCCGTGGACCTGGCCGAGCGGCAGGACCGCGCGAAGGTCGTCTACGCGGGGCTCGCGCTGCTGGCCGTGGTGCTGGCCGCGCTGCTCGCCTGGCGGCTGCTGAAGCCCTGA
- a CDS encoding N-acetylmuramoyl-L-alanine amidase, translating into MALHVALPLLALLAACAPGRGAAPGATPAPDAGPLGLPPIPAVTGRPLDIRVVSPGAQASVGPRDSTFIFGSVGSGDATLTINGATVPVAPNGAFLAFLPVPPAAAPRYELVATRGAESARRTVPVRVPARRILAATGRLAVDSGSVSPAGRSVLRADEPVRVTVRAPRNATAWLALDGDRRVPLVDAAAARGSVGATGDDAATTWVTEVPARALAQAPEARVLIARDADTVRLRVGRISVADSTALARDWVQLGRVTAVPDTDRVVVGRPTPDGTYKWFFAPGTPVERTGMQGGMTRVRLDQQLEVWVDSSEVIALPAGWSPPRRVAGGARVAPAAEWVDFLVPLAERPPYQIVERGREIDLVLYGTTLSPDILPLWGTATDSLVRQVVWEQEATDRVRVTLRLSEDPFGYLAMWDPARGFVLRVRRTPAVDPARPLRGMRIVVDAGHPPGGATGPTGLWEPVAVLPVAERVRDLLQQRGATVVMTRTTADPVPLGDRGIMARRANGHAFVSIHLNAFPDGVNPYANAGTSTLFFHQHSEPLARLVQREMVRRFRVRDIGIHYQNLAVARPPWMPAILTEGLFLMFPEQEASLRSPEGRELYARAVADGVEEYFRGLAKRQAP; encoded by the coding sequence GTGGCCCTCCACGTGGCCCTGCCGCTGCTCGCTCTGCTCGCCGCCTGCGCGCCCGGACGGGGCGCCGCGCCCGGCGCCACGCCCGCCCCCGATGCCGGTCCCCTGGGCCTGCCGCCCATTCCGGCCGTGACCGGACGGCCGCTCGACATCCGTGTCGTGTCGCCGGGCGCGCAGGCGTCGGTCGGGCCGCGCGACTCGACGTTCATCTTCGGGTCGGTCGGCAGCGGCGACGCGACGCTGACGATCAACGGCGCGACCGTTCCCGTTGCTCCCAACGGCGCCTTCCTCGCCTTCCTCCCCGTGCCGCCGGCCGCCGCGCCGCGCTACGAGCTGGTGGCGACGCGCGGCGCCGAGTCGGCGCGCCGGACGGTGCCGGTGCGCGTGCCCGCTCGCCGCATCCTCGCGGCGACCGGCCGCCTGGCGGTCGACAGCGGCAGCGTGAGCCCGGCGGGGCGCAGCGTCCTCCGCGCCGACGAGCCGGTGCGCGTGACGGTGCGCGCGCCGCGCAACGCCACGGCGTGGCTCGCGCTCGACGGCGATCGGCGCGTGCCGCTCGTCGACGCGGCGGCCGCGCGCGGCAGTGTCGGCGCGACGGGCGACGACGCGGCGACGACCTGGGTGACCGAGGTGCCGGCGCGTGCGCTCGCGCAGGCGCCCGAGGCGCGCGTGCTGATCGCGCGCGACGCGGACACGGTGCGGCTGCGCGTGGGACGGATCTCCGTCGCGGACTCGACTGCGCTCGCGCGCGACTGGGTGCAGCTCGGGCGCGTGACGGCGGTCCCCGACACCGACCGCGTGGTCGTCGGCCGCCCGACGCCCGACGGCACGTACAAGTGGTTCTTCGCGCCCGGCACGCCCGTCGAGCGCACGGGCATGCAGGGCGGCATGACGCGCGTGCGGCTCGACCAGCAGCTCGAGGTGTGGGTCGACAGCAGCGAGGTCATCGCGCTGCCCGCGGGCTGGTCGCCGCCGCGGCGCGTCGCCGGTGGCGCGCGCGTCGCGCCGGCCGCGGAGTGGGTGGACTTCCTGGTCCCGCTGGCCGAGCGGCCGCCGTACCAGATCGTCGAGCGCGGGCGCGAGATCGACCTCGTGCTGTACGGCACGACGCTGTCGCCCGACATCCTCCCGCTCTGGGGCACGGCGACGGACTCGCTCGTGCGGCAGGTCGTCTGGGAGCAGGAAGCGACCGACCGCGTCCGCGTGACGCTGCGGCTGTCGGAGGATCCGTTCGGCTACCTGGCGATGTGGGATCCCGCGCGCGGCTTCGTGCTGCGCGTGCGGCGCACGCCCGCGGTCGATCCCGCGCGTCCGCTGCGGGGCATGCGGATCGTCGTCGACGCCGGCCATCCGCCGGGCGGCGCCACGGGCCCGACCGGATTGTGGGAGCCGGTCGCGGTGCTGCCCGTGGCGGAGCGCGTGCGCGACCTCCTGCAGCAGCGCGGCGCGACGGTCGTCATGACGCGCACGACGGCCGACCCGGTGCCGCTCGGCGACCGCGGGATCATGGCGCGCCGCGCGAACGGCCACGCGTTCGTGTCGATCCACCTCAACGCCTTCCCCGACGGCGTGAACCCGTACGCGAACGCGGGCACGAGCACGCTGTTCTTCCACCAGCACTCCGAGCCGCTCGCGCGGCTGGTGCAGCGCGAGATGGTGCGCCGCTTCCGCGTGCGCGACATCGGCATCCACTACCAGAACCTCGCCGTCGCGCGTCCGCCGTGGATGCCCGCGATCCTGACCGAGGGGCTCTTCCTGATGTTCCCGGAGCAGGAGGCGTCGCTGCGGTCGCCGGAAGGGCGCGAGCTGTATGCGCGCGCCGTGGCTGACGGAGTGGAGGAGTACTTCCGCGGGTTGGCGAAGCGGCAGGCGCCGTGA